The genomic interval gtcacgtgatacatttatttgtcccaccctaaaggccggtccgtgaaaatattttctgacattaatccGATCCGTGGCtcaaaaaggttgaggaccactgggttAAGCCATTCACTGTGGCATTGTGATAGGGAAGCTGAGGCTGACTAACGCAGAGCCCAAGCTTCATGACTCAGCCCTCGTTACTCATTCAGTTTATGTGTGTCTCCTTTCAAGCATAGCTTCAAGTGATGCCAAAGGGCTGATTTTCCTGAAAACCAACTGCTGTCTCAACTTCCAGGCCTTTGCATATACTCATCTTGATGCCTTGAAGACCCTCCAGGTTCCCTCCACAATGTTCTACCTTTCAATGTTCCTGTGAGACACCATGTCCTGCACAGCCTTCTCTGATGAACACCCATGTTCACCTCTTCCCCAAACATCTCACTTCTGTTATCACCCTGCTGTCATTAAATGCGGCATGTTACCTTCAGGTGCTTTTCGCCTGTCTCTCATCCTTCCTCCGGAGACTGTCATCATTGTTCTGAACCCACGGTCCCAGCCTAGGCCTGGCATTTAGGAGGCATTTACAGTGATCTTATTACAGGGCCGTAAGAGTGAAAATTATTCTGGAACAAACAGCACTTTAGCTGTTGGTTGTTTATATCCTGGTGTTGTTTCAGACCCCTTCTAGAATTATggcaggaggaaggaaaaggaactgaaggtcagggagaggaagagatagaaccTGAGGAACTGGGCACCTAGAACACACCACTTATTTAGTCTTAGTCTTCTCTCTGGCCAGCCCTTTTATTCAATTCAGTGATCTACGGTGAGCCCTTTAATCCTGGTGTCCACAAGGTCAACAAACTTTGGTCCCTTAGAGAAACcctgctctctgtttctgtgtaAGGCCCACAAGCTAAGAAtgattatagtatttttaaagcatttattttttttttatttttttatttttttattttttttttcatttttctgaagctggaaacagggagagacagtcagacagactcccgcatgcgcccgggcgacgctctgcccaccagggggcgatgctctgcccatcctgggcgtcgccatgttgcgaccagagccactctagcgcctgaggcagaggccacagagccatccccagcgcccgggtcaactttgctccaatggagccttggctgcgggaggggaagagagagacagagaggaaagcgtggcggaggggtggagaagcaaatgggcacttctcctgtgtgccctggccgggaatcgaacctgggtcctccgcatgctaggccgacgctctaccgctgagccaactggccagggctttttaaagcatttaaaaggAAGTTTGTGCAACACTGACTATATATGTGtggcaaagcctaaaatatttactatctggcccctTATAGAAAACGGTTGCCACTCCCTGCTTTCATAGGACAGATTGATTCTGTGGCATGTGTATCTCTCGTGTCCTCCGGCAGGGTGCAGGCAGTTCTGCTGCCTATTGTCGCTTTTCAAGCCTTGTCAGTGGCAGAGAGGGGACCAAAGTCCCAAGGAGACTGACAATCCCACAGGACAGGTTCCAAGGGAAAAGTTCCTGGAAATTAAAATATCTTCATactcatttttatgtaaaaaggCTTTCAAGTCTGTGGCTGTTGGTGAGCTCATTTCATAGACCTCAAATTGCTTCCTTGGGCCAGGCATGGGACCAGGTCAGACAGCACTGGGTGACAAGCCGCTGAGCATATTCCAGGTTCTGAATACTAGAGACAGGCAGGAGAACAGGAACTATTAAAATACAAAGCACATGCTGAAAAGCAGAATCagatcctcccccacccccgccaaatCATCTGCtgatttttttagttattagCCAGCTGCCAGTAAATATCAGGGCAAGAATCCATAATAAGGAAGGAATGGACTTGTGATTTACACATCATCTCCTCCAGTCCACAGGGTCTTGACAGGTATAAGAGAAAAAACATCTAGGGGAGATGCCACAGTGCAGGTGAcaggaaaaagataaacaaaaataattgtcTACCTTATTTAACTTACATCTatcaaaatggtttaaaaataatcttgcagaggccctggccggttggctcagtggtacagcgtcggcctggcgtgcagaagtcctgggttcgattcccggccagggcacacaggagaagcgcccatctgcttctccacccctccccctctccttcctctctgtctctctcttcccctcccgcagcgaggctccattggagcaaagatggcctgggtgctgggtttggctccttggcctctgccccaggcgctggagtggctctggtcgcaacagagcatcgccccctggtgggcagagcggcgcccctggtgggcgtgcagggtggatcccggtcgggcgcatgcgggagtatgtctgactgtctctccccgtttccagcttcagaaaaaaaaaaaaaaaatcttgcagaaacaaaagcaaattaaatGTTCACAAATCACATGTGATCCTTCAGATAGATCTGTTTCTGGAAAtccacctttttttaaaaaatttttatttatttattttgtgacagagagagtcagagagagggaaagacaggaagggagagagatgagaaacatcagttcttccctGCAAAACcctagttgtttgttgattgctttttcatatgtgccttgatgggggttggggtgctacagcagactgaatgaccctttgctcaagccagtgaccttggcccgTGCTcaagacctcggggtcttgaacctaggtcttttgcatcccagtctgacgctctatccactgcgccaccacctggtcaggctggaaatctATGTTGGGACAATATCAAACATGTTATATTTACACCTGCTGTTTCTGGCAGCACTCCTCAAAAGAGAACATGGGACAAAACAGATTCTAAACTGCGCTCAGTGGGCAATGATTGCGCTGCCACCAGATGGGACATGAAGGAGTCATTAGTGACAATGGGTCTAAAATGCAGATCCGCCTGATGCTGCCTATTGTTGCTTTTCAAGCCTTGTCAGTGGCAGAGAGGGGACCAAAGTCCCAAGGAGACTGACAAACCCACAGGACAGGTTCCAAGGGAAAACTTCCTGGAAATTAAAATATCTTCATactcatttttatgtaaaaaggCTTTCAAGTCTGTGGCATGAACAGTTAAGGGAAACACACTCAGTAAGTAGCTTCATATTCTACTTCCCCTGCCACCCAGTGCACCCCCACACATTACAAGGGCTGTGTGTGGGCCAGTTAGACAAGCAGGCTGTTAGATGGAAAAAAGACTTGGATAGAGAACTCTATGTACATTATATGATTACATCTAAGACCACCACCACTGAGGAAAGatgtaaaatgttaacagtggcTGGGTTGGAACTGTGGATTTTAGGTAATCTTACTATTTTCCACTTTCTCTTTGGTAATGTGGTTTTAGTactttgataataaaaaaaatgtgctttGAAGACTTGCTGAGTTGCTAAGCCTCTTGGGTGGTAAGAAAATCTGACACAATCCCAGTACTACTTTCCAAAACTGTTTTCAATTTTGGTATTCTTACTTggattaatttttaagaaatgtagGGTTACAGGAATGTGAATCATAAATTACAAATCCACTGTATTGTTTGCTGTAAATTGACTGGAGACCAATGACTAGAATTCAGATGAAATGAAGCGAGGCCCATAAACAAGCATGTGAACAAGGCCAAACATGAAACTGTCACATATGTGCAGACAACTTGCCACCTCAGGCCATGAAGTGTTGCCCAAAGGGAtggatactgttttttttttctttgttttttaatctcaGCTCTGAATCAGCAGCACTTTTATTTAGATTTGTTCCTTTCTCAGAGCAGTCTGCTTATTTCATTCCTGCAGGGTGCTTGGGGCAGACACAGCATGACTCACCCCCCACGCATGCAACATTTTGAGTAATGTGAAGTATTTGGCCAGTGTAGCTAATTCAGCAGAGTAGGCTGTGGCCACTTGGAAACCTCTCCTTAATCCTACCACCAAAAGCTTCTGAGTTGACAGCAAATACCTAATCCAAGTGAACAATTCTGTtccttttataataataaataaaatgctttaatttGATATTTCTTTGCAGTGCAGTAGTTAAAATTTGCAAACTCTTAATTTATTAAGAACTAGGTCTATAAAATTAAGAGGCTGGAACCATTCCTCCTGTCAATACCTAGCTGACAAGGGACTCAATATAcacccacagccctggccggttggctcagtggtagagcgtcagcctggcgtgcagaagtcctgggttcgattctcggccagggcacacaggagaggcgcccatctgcctctccacccctccccctctccttcctctctgtctctcttcccctcctgcagccgaggctccattggagcaaagatggcacgggggctggggacggctccttggcctctaccccaggcgctagtggctctggtcgcggcagagcgtcgccccctggtgggcgtgccgggtggatcccggtcaggcacatgcgggagtctgtctgtctctccccatttccagcttcagaaaaatacacacacacacacacacaaaaaaaaaaaaaaaaaaaaaatatatatatatatatatatatatatatataaacccacAATACTAGAAAGCACCCACATTTGTCTAGTTTTATGGATGTGTCCAGGCAGCCATAGCTCTAAAGAAAAATTTCTTGTATACAGATGTTCCAAAACACATGCTGAGTAAATGGTCAGCAGTCGTGCTAATTCACCAGTCACTGTGAAGGTATAAAAGGAAAACCAATTACAAACGCCAGGCCTCATGACTTGAGCAGATTTTATTTTACAGGCAATACAGCAGACAACATAACCGGAATTACAAAACAGCTCTCAGTGGCGAGGTGATTCTCGTCCGGAAGAGGGCTGGGGCAACCTTAATTTCGAGAGGTCCAGGTTCAGGTCTAAGAAGGTGTACGTGGTATAGTCATGATGCTGGAGATTCTTGTAGGTGGTGTTGTCAAATGGCTCGGGAGGAGGGGCAGCTTGCGCGGGCTCTGTGGGGGAAACACACTCAGTGAACACATTGGATAAGGAGCTTCTTAATAACCCTGTTATGAAGTCTCTCACCAAAAAAGCCAATGAAAGCAAGTGTCTTCAAAACCAAAATCAAGAGATTAGCTGAAAATGTATTCTAAAACATACGGCCTTAACAACTAGGGAAATGGAATAGTTATTATTCAATATGATGTGTCTTAACATCTTTATGTATTTCTAGATCCTGGACTTCCCAGAACTTTGAAAATGCCTAAAACAATTATGGAGGACTTTGAGGTCACCTAAAGATGCAGGGAAGAAAATGAGATCTATTAGAAATGTGTCTGTGACAAATAaacatttagagaagaaaacttcAAAAGCAGAGACTGAGCCTCTGAATACAAGAGAATTAGATAAATTCCAACTGTTTTAATAACTACACAGTTAAAGGGTATGGAAACAGGATGTGTAGGTTTCGTTTTGACTTTTTTTTGAAGAAGTTGCTGATACTTTAGATTCAGactaaaaaatactaatttagcTTCCTTAAGTGGAAAAAAGTTAAAACCCACACACTTAGACATTTGGTAATCTTAAAGTTAAAAGTGTGAGGTTAGAGCAAAAGAAATATTGCTCTCTAGCAACATGGAGCGCAAGATAAAATGGCGGCGGGACAGAGCTTGCAGGGTGTTGGCAAAGGTCTGGGTTAAGCTCTTACTGATCCCAAACTTGGTCACTGTGGCTCTCTCCAATTCTAGTCAGGCTGCacaaaatataacttaaataCATTTTCTCACTATTTGAATTCATACcaacagcttcatttttttttagttgcatGAAACAAAAATGATGTTATTTAAAAAGCTGACATCTTTCCATCTGCATGAGGAGAGTATCTTCCATGTGGTGTAGGGGCATCTTCAAAGTGAGGTAAGTGTGGGTATAGAAAACTTATCAAAAACTGATCCCCTGGAAGGCATGGAGCCAAGTGGATATGGTGACATTTAGTCCACTGCACAGACAGAGCTCCCTGCAGTCCTGGCCAGTATTATTCTCCTCCAAAGGGCAAAGAGAATATTGGAAAATTCACTTGTCCATGAAAAATTACAaggatttttcaaaaaagatttgcAATCTGAAAACCCCAATTTCTGTTTTCCTCCTGAAGGTTTTGGTATTCCTCTCCAATTTACAGAATGACTGAAATAAGAGTGGCAGGCAATGCAGTTCTTGAGGTCTTGAGCAGTCTGGTAAGTGCTGGCACTTTGCATGTTAATGacaaatagagaaaaaggaaagaatacaTGTAAATTATATCAACATAACAATAATGACCAGGCAACAAATTAGGCAAaagaaagactttaaaaagaacaaagagcagTCAGGAAGGAATTGGGTTTGTTAGTAATGCATTTCAAAGATACAGAATAGTATGTTGAAGAAACACAGATCCTAAAATTGGAAACCTCCTTTACTGTCTTACCATAACCTACCTAAAGcacactgtattttataaagTTCAATGCACAAGAAAATGGTAAGATTATAGAAATCCAGTTTCCCCTTAAAAATCtgtggtaggccctggctggttggctcagtggtagagcgtcggcctggtgtgcaggagtcccgggttcgattccctgccagggcacacagaagcacctatctgcttctccacccctccccctctccttcctttctgtctctctcttcccctcccgcagccaagcctccattggagcaaagctgacccgggtgctgaggatggctctatcgcctctgcctcaggcactagaatggctctggttgcaacagagcatcgccccctggtgggcatgctaggtggatcccggtcgggcgcatgcgggagtctgtctgactgcctccccatttccaacttcagaaaaatacaaaaaataaaataaaataaaataaaaaataaaaaataaaaatctgtggtagtggccctggccagttagctcagtcagttaaagaGTCAGccccaaacaccaaggttgtgggttagatccaTGGTTAGGGCCCATATGAGACCAACAGatgcacaattaagtgaaacaacaaatgaatgcttccctctctctctaaaatgaaattgtaaattaaaacaaaataatctgtGGTAGCAAAAAGGCCATTCACAAAAattctttatagaaaaataaagcagggccctggccggttggctcagcggtagagcgtcggcctggcgtgcgggggacctgggttcgattcccggccagggcacataggagaagcgcccatttgcttctccaccccccccctccttcctctctgtctctctcttcccctcccgcagccaaggctccattggagcaaagatggcctgggcgctggggatggctccttggcctctgccccaggcgctggagtggctctggtcgcggcaaagcgacaccccggaggggcagagcgtcacccctggtgggcgtgccgggtggatcccggtcgggcgcatgcgggagtctgtctgactgtctctccccgtttccagcttcagaaagataaaaaaaaaaaaaaaaagaaaaataaagcagcctGATGTTTTTCAGGTAAAGCAGAAAAGGAAATGTCCAGTGAAAAGATTTATGCAGTCCATCACTACCTTCGAGTCACTACTAGAATTCTTAAAATGCAGGTTTTCCCTTAGGCACAAAGATGCTCCTGAAGACCATCAGACCAAGTGTAACTATTGCCCTTCATTTAAGCAGGGCTCCCCTTTTCCATTCAATGAGTTGTTCTGCAATTTCATAAAGTGGACACTGGCTCACCTCTGAAGACTGGTAAGTTAAACTGCCAGTTTCAAAATTATACTGCTTAAAGAACAGTCAAGAGTGCCAAGGGCCTATTctttcattgtaaaataaatttaaaatgttttagcctaactggtggtggtgccatgggtagagcatcgacctggaatgctgaggtcatcagctcaaaaccctgaagtcgctggttctGAGTCCAGGCACTTCAGCGTGGGGTCTtgggcatgaaaagcccaaggtcactagattCAGCAAAGGGACACCGGCttggccccagtcaaggcacgtatgagaagcaatcgacgtttaactaaagtgaaagcaactacgagtgatgcttctcactctctctctctgttcctctctctcaaaaaaaaaaaaaataaataaataaaataaaataaaataaaggcaggaaggtctttttaaaaatgttttagggaTTTTTGTATATAAGATGTATATTATTCACAATTCAGATAGACTTCTCCACTTATCTGAGACAGTGTCACAGGCTGTATTTCTACTACAGAATCTGATTAGTAGTAGTACTTCTTTATATCCTAGTTCTTCAGTCTAACCACCCCCAAAGGACAAGAATTCTTAACAGTCAAGGTATACCCTGTGTGTCGTCCTGGTCTCCTACTTGGGTTGCTGAGTCTTCAATGATTTCACCCTTTGCCTCAAGCTTTAGTACTGCTATCTTTTCATCAAAAACACCTTTATTATAGACAGGAACTGGCTTCAAATTTTTTATTGGCAACTGATCTTCCAAATTCTCTTCTTTAGCCTTTGAAATTTCTTCTATTACTTGCTTCCCCAAATTTCCCTTTCTGAACGGGGAAAAAGCCACCTCCCCATCAGGTTCTGGTACTTGTTTTCCTAaatgtcttccttttctttcaggaGGAGTTGCTGGCAGCTGTCCTTCTGTGGTGGTCTTTTCTGTCAATGGAGTGGGCACTGGGCCACCACCCAGTTGTATAGATAATCCTGACTTTGTATGGTCAgatgaaattttttttacttcaaatggcttttggctttctttatctattttagttgatttaaatatttcctgaagttttttttcctttacattttgcTTCATAAATTCTTCATTTCCCTGTGACTTGGGTACTGTGGCTTTTGGCtggtcttttctttcctttaatggCTTACTGGAGGTCCCTTTCTTCTTTGCCTGATGGGGCTTCACTGCAGAAGTGAGGTCCAGATGTGGCTGTGGTGACCACGTCTTCTCTTTTGCAGATTCTGAAATTTTGGGGGCTCCATTTTCAAAGGCATGGGAGGCCTCTGGTTTTGGAACCTTTCCTCTGCTCACTGCTGGAGAATCAGCTTCGGAGCCACCTCCCTCCCCGTCAGACTCGGAATCAGAAGAGCtggatgaggaggaagaggaagcgtCCGTCACTCTCTTTTTCTGAAGAACTTCTGGACTGGAGCCCTGTTTTCTGAATGAAGATGGAActttctgaggaaactctatcAAAGTCTTTCTTGACAAAAGCTCTGAAACCCTTTCATCTATGACTAGCACGTTGTCATCAGGGTTAGGGCTAGCTCCTGTCCCACCTTGATTCACCACTGATGAGTAAGAACTGGATGAAGTTAAGTTTTTAGACACTTCAGCTGCTGTTGGGGTGGTTAGTAGCTTGCCCCTCTCCTTTGGGTCCACTACATCTAGGAAATGGCATAAAgaggaata from Saccopteryx leptura isolate mSacLep1 chromosome 2, mSacLep1_pri_phased_curated, whole genome shotgun sequence carries:
- the NDUFV3 gene encoding NADH dehydrogenase [ubiquinone] flavoprotein 3, mitochondrial isoform X1, which translates into the protein MAAFFLLRQGRAGSLKTVLLEGRVFQGLTSTASLSAESGKSDKGLPPNSKKQSPPKNVVDPKERGKLLTTPTAAEVSKNLTSSSSYSSVVNQGGTGASPNPDDNVLVIDERVSELLSRKTLIEFPQKVPSSFRKQGSSPEVLQKKRVTDASSSSSSSSSDSESDGEGGGSEADSPAVSRGKVPKPEASHAFENGAPKISESAKEKTWSPQPHLDLTSAVKPHQAKKKGTSSKPLKERKDQPKATVPKSQGNEEFMKQNVKEKKLQEIFKSTKIDKESQKPFEVKKISSDHTKSGLSIQLGGGPVPTPLTEKTTTEGQLPATPPERKGRHLGKQVPEPDGEVAFSPFRKGNLGKQVIEEISKAKEENLEDQLPIKNLKPVPVYNKGVFDEKIAVLKLEAKGEIIEDSATQVGDQDDTQEPAQAAPPPEPFDNTTYKNLQHHDYTTYTFLDLNLDLSKLRLPQPSSGRESPRH
- the NDUFV3 gene encoding NADH dehydrogenase [ubiquinone] flavoprotein 3, mitochondrial isoform X2 encodes the protein MVYPLCHRWSDVVDPKERGKLLTTPTAAEVSKNLTSSSSYSSVVNQGGTGASPNPDDNVLVIDERVSELLSRKTLIEFPQKVPSSFRKQGSSPEVLQKKRVTDASSSSSSSSSDSESDGEGGGSEADSPAVSRGKVPKPEASHAFENGAPKISESAKEKTWSPQPHLDLTSAVKPHQAKKKGTSSKPLKERKDQPKATVPKSQGNEEFMKQNVKEKKLQEIFKSTKIDKESQKPFEVKKISSDHTKSGLSIQLGGGPVPTPLTEKTTTEGQLPATPPERKGRHLGKQVPEPDGEVAFSPFRKGNLGKQVIEEISKAKEENLEDQLPIKNLKPVPVYNKGVFDEKIAVLKLEAKGEIIEDSATQVGDQDDTQEPAQAAPPPEPFDNTTYKNLQHHDYTTYTFLDLNLDLSKLRLPQPSSGRESPRH